The Streptomyces sp. NBC_01244 genome contains a region encoding:
- a CDS encoding PaaX family transcriptional regulator yields MVEQHTPRSLIVTFYGAYGRAFPGPVPVSALVRLLGAAGVDAPSVRSSVSRLKRRGFLLPARTGDRAAGYELSEEAHRLLEDGDRRIYGAARPAESQEWLLAVFSVPEQERAKRHLLRSRLAGLGFGSVAPGVWIAPAQWDGESRRTLERLHLTPYVELFRGAHLGFAPTAESVARWWDLAALAKQHEEFLDLHEPALRALQTGAAVPTPEAAYRGYLLALDTWRRLPYADPGLPRELLPADWPGDRSAAVFAELHERLRDLGAGFVEP; encoded by the coding sequence GTGGTCGAGCAGCACACCCCGCGATCTCTGATCGTCACGTTCTACGGCGCCTACGGGCGGGCCTTCCCCGGCCCGGTCCCGGTGTCCGCGCTGGTCCGCCTGCTGGGCGCGGCCGGCGTGGACGCGCCGTCCGTCCGCTCGTCGGTGTCCCGGCTGAAGCGGCGCGGCTTCCTGCTGCCCGCGCGGACCGGGGACCGCGCGGCGGGGTACGAGCTCTCCGAGGAGGCGCACCGGCTCCTGGAGGACGGCGACCGGCGGATCTACGGGGCCGCCCGCCCGGCGGAGTCCCAGGAGTGGCTGCTGGCCGTCTTCTCCGTCCCGGAGCAGGAGCGGGCGAAGCGGCACCTGCTGCGCTCCCGGCTCGCCGGGCTCGGCTTCGGCTCGGTGGCGCCCGGCGTGTGGATCGCCCCGGCGCAGTGGGACGGGGAGAGCCGCCGCACCCTGGAGCGGCTGCACCTGACGCCGTACGTGGAGCTCTTCCGGGGCGCCCACCTGGGCTTCGCCCCGACTGCGGAGTCGGTGGCCCGCTGGTGGGACCTGGCGGCGCTGGCCAAGCAGCACGAGGAGTTCCTCGACCTCCACGAGCCCGCCCTGCGCGCCCTGCAGACGGGCGCGGCCGTCCCCACACCGGAGGCCGCCTACCGCGGCTACCTCCTCGCCCTGGACACCTGGCGCAGGCTCCCCTACGCCGACCCGGGCCTGCCGCGCGAGCTGCTCCCCGCGGACTGGCCGGGAGACCGCTCGGCGGCGGTCTTCGCGGAACTGCACGAGCGGCTGCGGGACCTCGGGGCGGGCTTCGTGGAACCGTAG
- a CDS encoding AMP-binding protein: MELKPSAHRDTFARDHLPPAHAWPRLLFELPALEYPDRLNCGVELLDATIARLGPGRPAFRGADGTVWTYGELHARVDRLAHVLTSDLGVVPGNRVLLRGPTGPWLAACWLAVMKAGAVAVTVLAQQRAQELATVCSMARVSHALCQAEVVDDLVKAAVPGLRITAYGGAEPDDLLRLAERHPDPFPAVETSADDVALIAFTSGTTGRPKGCMHFHRDLLAVADTFSREVLRPRPEDVFAGSPPLGFTFGLGGLVVFPLRAGASALLLADGSPRRLLPALAEHRVSVLFTAPTAYRSMLDTLGPYDTGAYDLSALRRCVSAGENLPAATWQAWYERTGLRIINGIGATELLHIFISAADEDIRPGTTGRVVPGWEARVVDGAGLPVADEVPGLLAVRGPVGCRYLADPRQGEYVRDGWNLTGDTYVRDAEGYFRYVARADDMIISAGYNIAGPEVEEALLRHPDVLEAAVVGRPDERRGQIVVAYAVPREGAVLTEDALRTFMRTELAPHKCPRTFVFLPALPRTATGKLQRFRLRDQGEHLE, translated from the coding sequence TTGGAGCTCAAGCCTTCCGCTCACCGAGACACCTTCGCGCGCGATCACCTGCCGCCCGCGCACGCCTGGCCGCGGCTGCTCTTCGAACTCCCCGCTCTGGAGTACCCCGACCGGCTCAACTGCGGTGTGGAGCTGCTCGACGCCACCATCGCCCGGCTGGGCCCCGGCCGGCCCGCCTTCCGCGGCGCGGACGGCACGGTGTGGACGTACGGGGAACTGCACGCCCGCGTGGACCGGCTCGCGCACGTCCTCACCTCCGACCTCGGCGTGGTCCCGGGCAACCGGGTGCTCCTGCGCGGCCCGACCGGCCCCTGGCTCGCCGCGTGCTGGCTGGCGGTGATGAAGGCGGGCGCGGTGGCCGTCACCGTCCTGGCCCAGCAGCGTGCGCAGGAGCTGGCCACGGTGTGCTCGATGGCCCGGGTGAGCCACGCCCTGTGCCAGGCGGAGGTGGTGGACGACCTGGTGAAGGCGGCGGTGCCGGGTCTGCGGATCACCGCGTACGGCGGCGCGGAACCGGACGATCTGCTGCGTCTGGCGGAGCGGCATCCGGACCCCTTCCCGGCGGTGGAGACCTCCGCCGACGACGTGGCGCTGATCGCCTTCACCTCGGGCACCACCGGGCGCCCCAAGGGCTGCATGCACTTCCACCGCGATCTGCTCGCGGTGGCCGACACCTTCTCGCGGGAGGTGCTGCGCCCCCGCCCGGAGGACGTCTTCGCGGGCAGTCCGCCGCTCGGCTTCACCTTCGGCCTCGGCGGTCTGGTGGTCTTCCCGCTGCGGGCCGGCGCCTCGGCGCTGCTGCTCGCGGACGGCTCCCCGCGCCGGCTGCTGCCCGCGCTGGCCGAGCACCGGGTGTCGGTGCTGTTCACCGCGCCCACCGCGTACCGGTCGATGCTGGACACGCTGGGCCCGTACGACACGGGCGCCTACGACCTCTCCGCGCTGCGCCGCTGCGTCTCGGCGGGCGAGAACCTGCCGGCCGCCACCTGGCAGGCCTGGTACGAGCGCACGGGCCTGCGGATCATCAACGGGATCGGTGCCACCGAGCTGCTGCACATCTTCATCTCGGCGGCTGACGAGGACATCCGGCCCGGTACGACGGGCCGCGTGGTGCCGGGCTGGGAGGCCCGGGTGGTGGACGGGGCGGGGCTGCCGGTGGCGGACGAGGTGCCGGGGCTGCTGGCCGTACGCGGGCCGGTGGGCTGCCGCTACCTGGCGGACCCGCGGCAGGGCGAGTACGTACGGGACGGCTGGAACCTCACGGGCGACACCTACGTCCGGGACGCGGAGGGCTACTTCCGCTACGTGGCCCGGGCCGACGACATGATCATCTCGGCGGGTTACAACATCGCGGGCCCGGAGGTCGAGGAGGCCCTGCTGCGCCATCCCGACGTACTGGAGGCGGCCGTGGTCGGCCGCCCGGACGAGCGGCGCGGGCAGATCGTGGTCGCGTACGCGGTCCCCCGGGAGGGCGCGGTCCTCACCGAGGACGCCCTGCGCACCTTCATGCGGACCGAGCTCGCCCCGCACAAGTGCCCGCGCACCTTCGTCTTCCTGCCCGCCCTGCCGCGTACGGCGACGGGGAAGCTGCAACGCTTCCGGCTGCGCGATCAAGGAGAGCATTTAGAGTGA
- a CDS encoding acyl-CoA dehydrogenase family protein encodes MTRFTGFALGVDQEEWCARLRALAAERLRPLAEKGEPGRVNRPLLAALGEEGLLGRVFTSGALELCLLRESLAYGCTEAETALALQGLGAYPVLRSGSDAQRERWLPGVRAGRTVAAFALSEPGAGSDAGALALEAVPGGGGRGGRGGRGRGWRLSGEKCWISNAPEADFYTVFARTGEGPGAKGVSAFLVPADRPGLSGEPLDMLSPHPIGALAFDGVPVGPDDLLGEPGRGFKVAMDTLNLFRPSVGAFAVGMARAALDATVAHTAARTAFGGVLGDLQAVAHRVAEMATRTEAARLLVYAAAEAYDADARSPQVPRRAAMAKLLATETAQYVVDHAVQLHGAAALRRGHLLEHLYREVRAPRIYEGASEVQRTIIAKELYREARDTAAMREALEARQTPEMPGVGEA; translated from the coding sequence ATGACCCGATTCACGGGATTCGCGCTCGGGGTGGACCAGGAGGAGTGGTGCGCGCGGCTGCGCGCACTGGCGGCGGAGCGGCTGCGGCCGCTGGCGGAGAAGGGAGAACCGGGCCGGGTCAACCGGCCGCTGCTCGCCGCACTCGGCGAAGAGGGGCTGCTGGGGCGGGTGTTCACCTCGGGCGCGCTGGAACTGTGCCTGCTGCGCGAATCCCTCGCCTACGGCTGCACGGAGGCGGAGACGGCCCTCGCCCTCCAGGGACTGGGCGCCTACCCGGTGCTGCGCTCGGGCAGCGACGCACAGCGCGAGCGCTGGCTGCCCGGGGTACGGGCCGGGCGCACGGTGGCGGCCTTCGCGCTGAGCGAGCCGGGGGCCGGGTCGGACGCGGGGGCGCTGGCGCTCGAAGCGGTGCCCGGGGGCGGGGGGCGGGGAGGGCGCGGAGGCCGGGGTCGGGGCTGGCGGCTCAGCGGGGAGAAGTGCTGGATCTCCAACGCCCCCGAGGCCGACTTCTACACCGTCTTCGCCCGCACCGGCGAGGGCCCGGGCGCCAAGGGGGTCAGCGCCTTCCTGGTCCCGGCGGACCGGCCGGGGCTCTCGGGGGAGCCCCTCGACATGCTCTCCCCGCACCCGATCGGTGCGCTCGCCTTCGACGGGGTCCCGGTCGGCCCGGACGACCTGCTGGGGGAGCCGGGCCGGGGCTTCAAGGTGGCCATGGACACCCTGAACCTGTTCCGCCCCAGCGTGGGCGCCTTCGCCGTCGGGATGGCCAGGGCCGCCTTGGACGCCACGGTGGCGCACACGGCGGCCCGTACCGCCTTCGGCGGGGTGCTGGGCGACCTGCAGGCCGTGGCGCACCGGGTGGCCGAGATGGCCACCCGGACCGAGGCGGCCCGGCTGCTCGTGTACGCGGCGGCGGAGGCCTACGACGCGGACGCGCGCTCCCCACAGGTGCCGAGGCGGGCGGCCATGGCGAAGCTGCTGGCCACCGAGACGGCCCAGTACGTCGTCGACCACGCGGTACAGCTGCACGGGGCGGCCGCCCTGCGCCGGGGGCACCTGCTGGAACACCTGTACCGGGAGGTGCGGGCGCCGAGGATCTACGAGGGGGCGAGCGAGGTGCAGCGCACGATCATCGCCAAGGAGCTCTACCGGGAGGCGAGGGACACGGCTGCGATGCGGGAAGCACTGGAGGCGCGGCAGACGCCGGAGATGCCGGGGGTGGGGGAAGCGTGA
- a CDS encoding RidA family protein yields MSLERINPRELSPATGFSHAVVASGSRLVFLAGQTALDGAGKVVGEALPQQFERALANLLAALAEAGGSPSDLARVTVYAVDVADYRTCAAELGRIWRRLAGREYPAMAVVGVVRLWDEAALVELDGLAVLP; encoded by the coding sequence GTGAGCCTGGAGCGGATCAACCCGCGGGAGCTGTCGCCGGCGACGGGTTTCTCGCACGCCGTCGTCGCGAGCGGGAGCCGGCTGGTGTTCCTGGCCGGGCAGACGGCGCTCGACGGAGCGGGGAAGGTGGTGGGAGAGGCGCTGCCGCAGCAGTTCGAGCGGGCGCTGGCCAACCTGCTGGCCGCACTGGCGGAGGCGGGCGGCTCGCCGTCCGACCTGGCGCGGGTCACCGTCTATGCCGTGGACGTGGCCGATTACCGGACCTGCGCCGCCGAACTGGGCCGGATCTGGCGCCGGTTGGCGGGCCGGGAGTATCCGGCGATGGCGGTCGTGGGCGTGGTCCGGCTGTGGGACGAGGCGGCGCTGGTCGAGCTGGACGGGCTGGCGGTGCTCCCGTAG
- a CDS encoding aminopeptidase P family protein, which translates to MTDTPSRPTTGLNIGSHDLPVSAELSRFMASDWAASPLPDAARVPAYAVTPARRARLSARFPGERLIIPAGELKVRSHDCDYRFRPHSAYAWLTGLTGEDQVGHVLVLEPAGPHGHEAVLYLRPRSPRTGGNEEFYRDRRYGEFWVGRRPDLAEAERLSGIRCAHLDALGSPTGRNAAADPELAVALSELRLVKDAWEVAELQLAVDHTTAGFEDVVRDLPRALAHPRGERWIEGVFNRRARAEGNGTGYETIAASGAHACVLHWIRNDGRLNASDLLLMDAGVETDGLYTADVTRTLPLSGRFSPVQRQVYELVLAAQDAGMAALRPGASFRDFHRAGMRVIAEGLTEWGVLKHAEGDLHRRYTLCSSGHMLGLDVHDCAQARADTYLDGVLEEGQVLTVEPGLYLQPDDETLPPELRGIGVRIEDDLVITAEGARLMSGALPRTVAGIEEWMGNLLEGGGR; encoded by the coding sequence GTGACCGACACCCCCTCCCGCCCCACCACCGGGCTCAACATCGGCAGTCACGACCTGCCGGTATCAGCCGAGTTGTCACGCTTCATGGCGTCGGACTGGGCGGCCTCACCGCTGCCGGACGCCGCACGCGTCCCCGCGTACGCCGTCACCCCGGCCCGCCGCGCACGCCTCTCCGCGCGCTTCCCCGGGGAACGGCTGATCATCCCCGCGGGCGAGCTGAAGGTCCGCAGCCACGACTGCGACTACCGCTTCCGCCCGCACAGCGCGTACGCCTGGCTGACCGGGCTCACCGGCGAGGACCAAGTCGGCCACGTCCTGGTCCTGGAGCCGGCCGGCCCGCACGGCCACGAGGCCGTCCTCTACCTGCGCCCGCGCTCACCGCGCACCGGCGGCAACGAGGAGTTCTACCGCGACCGCCGCTACGGGGAGTTCTGGGTCGGCCGCCGCCCCGACCTCGCGGAGGCGGAGCGGCTCTCCGGCATCCGCTGCGCCCACCTGGACGCACTGGGGTCCCCGACGGGACGCAATGCCGCCGCGGACCCGGAGCTGGCCGTCGCCCTCTCCGAGCTGCGCCTGGTCAAGGACGCCTGGGAGGTGGCCGAACTGCAGCTCGCCGTCGACCACACCACCGCCGGGTTCGAGGACGTCGTACGGGACCTCCCGCGCGCCCTGGCCCACCCGCGCGGCGAGCGGTGGATCGAGGGGGTCTTCAACCGCCGCGCCCGCGCCGAGGGCAACGGCACCGGCTACGAGACGATCGCCGCGTCGGGCGCGCACGCCTGCGTGCTGCACTGGATCCGCAACGACGGCCGGCTGAACGCGAGCGATCTGCTCCTGATGGACGCGGGCGTGGAGACCGACGGCCTCTACACGGCGGACGTCACCCGCACCCTCCCGCTGTCGGGCCGGTTCTCCCCCGTCCAGCGCCAGGTGTACGAACTGGTCCTGGCCGCGCAGGACGCGGGCATGGCGGCGCTGCGGCCGGGCGCGAGCTTCCGCGACTTCCACCGGGCCGGGATGCGGGTGATCGCGGAGGGGCTCACGGAGTGGGGGGTGCTCAAGCACGCCGAGGGCGATCTGCACCGGCGCTACACCCTGTGCAGCAGCGGGCACATGCTGGGGCTGGACGTGCACGACTGCGCGCAGGCGCGCGCGGACACGTACCTGGACGGGGTCCTGGAGGAGGGCCAGGTCCTCACCGTGGAGCCGGGGCTCTACCTCCAGCCCGACGACGAGACCCTCCCGCCGGAGCTGCGCGGCATCGGCGTCCGCATCGAGGACGACCTTGTGATCACGGCCGAGGGCGCCCGACTGATGTCGGGCGCCCTGCCGCGCACGGTGGCGGGCATCGAGGAGTGGATGGGGAACCTGCTGGAGGGCGGCGGCCGCTAG
- a CDS encoding collagenase, whose product MSQHRVVRTSLLSAAVAVTLLATAGQAVTQAAETGAPAGAPAAAGPGTFATGTFATGTFATGAAGAEAGANPFDEVEHLADAQQAAPAAAPAPGGQTPGGQAVTEGKVPGAATAPAAVTATKSGRLAAAAQGTTAGVPCTLDGITGLTPEQFADFLADPAVTAAKGGCLSGLIWTWDARLAPVMSDAHVQAVSRRISGLAAAHDGLNSSHLEEMFTYLHAVAYHDHSRAEIDVTDAPTVEAMRQAIAAFAGAARSFDATASNARTLREALYAGSAPGLRHHQLGLIKNVLATMDPSHTATHLDTAWAGAALAALSVNYLGVYNNDTAFHSAAAADAPYRATFKNFAAYAHLKGTANAWVARDAIAEFGRFGQIAGLKDGVTADLGALLGAARAAFGDGSEPWAKAVSWLNFYQACKPYGVCKEDIERELFPHTYTYDSGAIKVRTALDRATVDQLYHASKQVKTQYHRVVGTDQPIAGDANATLNIVLYASRADYVNYQPLLTGYGTSNGGMYIENGATFYTYQRRVPQDSQLTLEELFRHEYTHYLNGRFAVPGTFGQGAWYQGDRTTAMDEGTAEFFDGATRDNGIAVRKSLIKSIIADTAGGGPRMSVDQLLHATYANDGFRFYGYSGAFFEFLWNEQPSKLREMYGYLRADDPAGFDAWRSRMGRDAAVQTGYDRFLDAQIAKVDQLFVPNTSFTPNAQLRDAALADVKSTFATATYNTPDCVENGEPGKRRFTCTGRITANLKDWRSEDQNFKDMSETVDYFILDRAGAASNNLADMNCSFGVLDIWTNRVAGTSSYSCEGPLRG is encoded by the coding sequence GTGTCCCAGCACAGAGTCGTGCGCACGTCCCTCCTCTCCGCCGCCGTCGCGGTCACCCTCCTCGCCACGGCGGGCCAGGCCGTGACCCAGGCCGCGGAGACCGGTGCCCCGGCCGGCGCTCCGGCTGCCGCCGGGCCCGGCACCTTCGCCACCGGCACCTTCGCCACCGGCACCTTCGCCACCGGCGCCGCGGGCGCCGAGGCCGGTGCGAACCCGTTCGACGAGGTGGAGCACCTCGCCGACGCGCAGCAGGCCGCCCCCGCGGCTGCCCCGGCCCCGGGCGGCCAGACGCCCGGCGGGCAGGCCGTCACCGAGGGCAAGGTACCCGGCGCCGCCACCGCGCCCGCCGCCGTGACCGCCACGAAGAGCGGCAGGCTCGCCGCCGCCGCCCAGGGCACCACCGCGGGCGTCCCCTGCACCCTCGACGGGATCACCGGGCTCACCCCGGAGCAGTTCGCCGACTTCCTCGCCGACCCGGCTGTCACCGCCGCCAAGGGCGGCTGTCTCTCCGGCCTCATCTGGACCTGGGACGCCCGCCTGGCCCCCGTCATGTCGGACGCCCACGTACAGGCCGTCTCCCGCCGGATATCCGGCCTGGCCGCCGCCCACGACGGCCTGAACTCCTCCCACCTGGAGGAGATGTTCACCTACCTGCACGCCGTGGCCTACCACGACCACTCCCGCGCCGAGATCGACGTCACCGACGCCCCGACCGTCGAGGCCATGCGCCAGGCCATCGCCGCCTTCGCGGGCGCCGCCCGCAGCTTCGACGCCACCGCCTCCAACGCCCGCACCCTGCGCGAGGCCCTCTACGCCGGCAGCGCCCCGGGCCTGCGCCACCACCAGCTCGGCCTGATCAAGAACGTCCTGGCCACCATGGATCCGTCGCACACCGCGACGCACCTGGACACCGCCTGGGCGGGCGCGGCGCTCGCCGCCCTCTCCGTCAACTACCTCGGCGTGTACAACAACGACACCGCGTTCCACTCGGCGGCCGCCGCCGACGCCCCGTACCGCGCCACCTTCAAGAACTTCGCGGCCTACGCCCACCTCAAGGGCACCGCGAACGCCTGGGTGGCCCGCGACGCCATCGCCGAGTTCGGCCGCTTCGGCCAGATCGCGGGGCTGAAGGACGGGGTCACCGCCGACCTCGGCGCGCTCCTGGGCGCGGCCAGGGCCGCCTTCGGCGACGGCAGCGAGCCGTGGGCGAAGGCCGTCTCCTGGCTCAACTTCTACCAGGCGTGCAAGCCGTACGGGGTGTGCAAGGAGGACATCGAGCGGGAGCTCTTCCCCCACACCTATACGTACGACAGCGGCGCCATCAAGGTCCGCACCGCCCTCGACCGGGCCACCGTCGACCAGCTCTACCACGCGAGCAAGCAGGTCAAGACCCAGTACCACCGGGTCGTGGGCACCGACCAGCCGATCGCCGGGGACGCCAACGCCACCCTGAACATCGTGCTCTACGCCTCCCGCGCCGACTACGTGAACTACCAGCCGCTCCTCACCGGCTACGGCACGAGCAACGGCGGCATGTACATCGAGAACGGCGCCACCTTCTACACCTACCAGCGCCGCGTCCCGCAGGACTCCCAGCTCACCCTGGAAGAGCTCTTCCGCCACGAGTACACGCACTACCTCAACGGCCGCTTCGCCGTCCCCGGCACCTTCGGCCAGGGCGCCTGGTACCAGGGCGACCGTACGACCGCCATGGACGAGGGCACCGCCGAGTTCTTCGACGGCGCAACCCGCGACAACGGCATCGCCGTACGCAAGTCCCTGATCAAGAGCATCATCGCCGACACGGCCGGCGGCGGCCCGCGCATGTCCGTGGACCAGCTCCTGCACGCCACCTACGCCAACGACGGCTTCCGCTTCTACGGGTACTCCGGCGCGTTCTTCGAGTTCCTGTGGAACGAGCAGCCCTCGAAGCTGCGGGAGATGTACGGCTACCTGCGGGCCGACGACCCGGCGGGCTTCGACGCCTGGCGGAGCAGGATGGGCCGGGACGCGGCCGTCCAGACCGGCTACGACCGGTTCCTGGACGCCCAGATCGCCAAGGTCGACCAGCTGTTCGTGCCGAACACCTCCTTCACCCCGAACGCGCAACTGCGTGACGCGGCGCTCGCGGACGTGAAGTCCACGTTCGCGACGGCCACGTACAACACCCCGGACTGCGTGGAGAACGGCGAGCCGGGCAAGCGCCGGTTCACCTGCACCGGCAGGATCACGGCGAACCTGAAGGACTGGCGCAGCGAGGACCAGAACTTCAAGGACATGTCCGAGACGGTCGACTACTTCATCCTCGACCGGGCGGGCGCGGCCTCGAACAACCTGGCCGACATGAACTGCTCCTTCGGGGTGCTGGACATCTGGACCAACCGGGTGGCGGGAACGTCGAGTTACAGCTGTGAGGGTCCGCTGCGCGGCTGA
- a CDS encoding NAD(P)/FAD-dependent oxidoreductase, whose amino-acid sequence MPRQSPDLVIIGAGVVGAACAYYAARAGLRVAVVDRGPVAGGTTGAGEGNLLVSDKEAGPELELALLSARLWRELALELPREIEYEAKGGLVVAADEATVKALRGFADGQRAAGVDAVEVGPGELRELEPHLAPDLAGGFLYPQDAQVQPAQAAARLLAAAPGVAPGVEVYLGEEVTELLRGPAGELRGVRTARRDLLAPAVLNAAGTWGGAVAELAGVALPVLPRRGFVLVTEPLSRVVRHKVYAADYIADVASGSASLQSSAVVEGTPAGPVLIGATRERVGFDRSLSTEALRRLAAQAAALFPVLADVRVLRTYHGFRPYLPDHLPAIGPDPRVPGLFHACGHEGAGIGLAPGTGALIAAFLTGAAPALDAAPFAPARFAGAPL is encoded by the coding sequence GTGCCCAGACAATCACCGGACCTCGTGATCATCGGCGCCGGCGTCGTCGGAGCCGCGTGCGCGTACTACGCGGCGCGCGCCGGACTCCGCGTGGCCGTCGTCGACCGCGGCCCGGTCGCCGGCGGCACCACCGGCGCCGGCGAAGGCAACCTGCTCGTCTCCGACAAGGAGGCCGGCCCCGAGCTCGAGCTCGCGCTGCTGTCGGCACGGCTCTGGCGCGAGCTCGCGCTCGAACTCCCGAGGGAGATCGAGTACGAGGCCAAGGGCGGCCTGGTCGTCGCCGCCGACGAGGCCACCGTGAAGGCCCTGCGGGGCTTCGCGGACGGCCAGCGCGCGGCCGGGGTCGACGCGGTCGAGGTGGGGCCGGGGGAGCTGCGCGAGCTGGAGCCCCACCTCGCTCCGGACCTGGCGGGCGGCTTCCTCTACCCGCAGGACGCACAGGTCCAGCCGGCTCAGGCGGCGGCGCGGCTGCTGGCCGCGGCGCCGGGTGTGGCGCCGGGTGTGGAGGTGTACCTCGGGGAGGAGGTCACGGAGCTCCTGCGGGGCCCCGCGGGCGAGCTGCGCGGCGTCCGTACGGCCCGCCGCGACCTCCTCGCCCCGGCGGTGCTCAACGCGGCCGGCACCTGGGGCGGAGCGGTGGCCGAACTGGCCGGAGTCGCCCTTCCGGTGCTGCCCCGGCGGGGGTTCGTCCTGGTGACGGAGCCGCTGTCGAGGGTGGTGCGGCACAAGGTCTACGCCGCGGACTACATCGCGGACGTGGCGAGCGGGTCGGCGTCGCTGCAGTCCTCGGCGGTGGTCGAGGGCACCCCGGCGGGGCCGGTCCTGATCGGCGCCACCCGCGAACGGGTCGGCTTCGACCGCTCGCTGTCGACGGAGGCGCTGCGCCGGCTGGCGGCGCAGGCGGCCGCCCTCTTCCCGGTCCTGGCGGACGTGCGCGTGCTGCGGACCTATCACGGCTTCCGCCCGTACCTGCCGGACCACCTCCCGGCGATCGGTCCGGACCCGCGGGTCCCGGGGTTGTTCCACGCCTGCGGCCACGAGGGCGCGGGCATCGGCCTGGCCCCGGGGACGGGTGCGCTGATCGCGGCGTTCCTGACGGGTGCGGCCCCCGCGCTGGACGCGGCTCCGTTCGCTCCGGCCCGCTTTGCGGGGGCCCCGCTGTGA
- a CDS encoding (2Fe-2S)-binding protein yields MSEATRGRRRSPRDLVGGTPAETWSLRFDGRELPAQTGQSIAAVLWSAGILAWRTTRDTAAPRGAFCGIGSCYDCLVTVNGRPNQRACLVPARPGDHVTTQEGTGHDDLAV; encoded by the coding sequence ATGAGCGAAGCCACGAGGGGCCGGCGAAGGTCGCCCCGCGACCTGGTGGGCGGGACCCCCGCCGAAACCTGGAGCCTCCGCTTCGACGGCCGTGAACTCCCGGCCCAGACCGGACAGAGCATCGCCGCCGTCCTCTGGTCCGCCGGCATCCTCGCCTGGCGCACCACCCGCGACACCGCCGCCCCCCGCGGAGCGTTCTGCGGGATCGGCAGCTGCTACGACTGCCTCGTCACCGTCAACGGCCGCCCGAACCAGCGTGCGTGCCTCGTCCCCGCCCGCCCGGGCGACCACGTCACCACCCAGGAAGGGACCGGCCATGACGACCTCGCCGTCTGA
- a CDS encoding FAD/NAD(P)-dependent oxidoreductase, translating to MTTSPSDSPSAAADLAVVGAGPAGLAAAVTAAGLGLRVILLDAGERPGGQYYRHPAPGLGAARPEALHHGWSAFASREAALRAHASAGRITYLPYHHVWTVIPDPDGAAWTLHAVAGADEAPATVRARAVLLATGAYERQLPFPGWTLPGVVGAGGAQAMLKGGLVLPGSRVVVAGSGPLLLAVAGSLASAGARVPVVVEAAAYSGYAHHVPALLRNPGKLAEGATYGGALLRHGVRLLTRHAVTEAHGTDRVEAVTVARLDRDWRPVPGTARRIPCDAVAVGHGLVPQLELATGLGCATRPSPDATVALELDAEQRTSVPGVWSAGETGGIGGAQLALAEGEIAAHSVAGRPVPARLVRTRTRLRAFAAAMAGAHRPGSGWTGWLREDTDVCRCEEVPAGRIREAVEDLGARDARTVKLLTRAGMGWCQGRMCGPAVAALAGTDPAPDRRPLSCPVPLRHLAELPAELP from the coding sequence ATGACGACCTCGCCGTCTGACTCCCCGTCCGCCGCCGCCGACCTCGCCGTCGTCGGCGCCGGCCCGGCCGGCCTCGCCGCCGCGGTCACGGCCGCGGGCCTGGGCCTGCGGGTCATCCTGCTCGACGCGGGGGAGCGCCCCGGCGGGCAGTACTACCGCCACCCCGCGCCCGGACTCGGCGCGGCCCGCCCCGAGGCCCTGCACCACGGATGGTCCGCCTTCGCCTCGCGCGAAGCCGCCCTGCGCGCCCACGCATCGGCCGGCCGGATCACGTACCTGCCCTACCACCACGTCTGGACGGTCATCCCGGACCCCGATGGCGCTGCCTGGACCCTGCACGCCGTGGCGGGGGCCGACGAGGCCCCCGCCACGGTCCGGGCCCGTGCCGTCCTGCTCGCGACCGGTGCCTACGAGCGTCAGCTCCCCTTCCCCGGCTGGACCCTGCCCGGGGTCGTCGGGGCCGGCGGGGCGCAGGCCATGCTCAAGGGCGGGCTCGTGCTTCCGGGGAGCCGGGTCGTGGTCGCCGGGAGCGGGCCCCTGCTGCTCGCCGTGGCCGGCTCGCTCGCCTCCGCCGGAGCCCGGGTGCCTGTGGTCGTGGAGGCCGCCGCGTACAGCGGCTACGCGCACCACGTCCCCGCTCTGCTCCGCAATCCCGGGAAGCTCGCCGAAGGCGCCACGTACGGCGGGGCCCTGCTCCGCCACGGGGTGCGCCTGCTGACCCGGCACGCCGTCACCGAAGCCCACGGCACCGACCGGGTCGAGGCCGTCACGGTGGCCCGCCTCGACCGGGACTGGCGCCCGGTTCCCGGCACCGCCCGCCGCATCCCCTGCGACGCCGTGGCCGTGGGCCACGGGCTGGTGCCCCAGCTGGAGCTGGCCACCGGTCTGGGCTGCGCCACCCGTCCGAGCCCGGACGCCACCGTCGCCCTGGAACTGGACGCGGAGCAGCGCACCTCCGTCCCCGGGGTCTGGTCCGCCGGGGAGACCGGTGGCATCGGTGGCGCCCAACTGGCCCTGGCCGAGGGGGAGATCGCCGCCCATTCGGTTGCGGGCCGGCCGGTGCCGGCGCGCCTGGTCCGCACCCGTACGAGGCTGCGCGCGTTCGCCGCCGCGATGGCCGGTGCCCACCGCCCGGGCTCCGGCTGGACCGGCTGGCTGCGCGAGGACACCGACGTGTGCCGCTGCGAGGAGGTCCCGGCGGGCCGAATCCGGGAGGCCGTCGAAGACCTGGGGGCGCGGGACGCCCGTACGGTCAAGCTCCTCACCCGGGCCGGGATGGGCTGGTGTCAGGGCCGGATGTGCGGCCCGGCCGTCGCCGCACTCGCCGGGACCGACCCGGCCCCCGACCGCAGGCCGCTGTCCTGCCCGGTTCCTCTCCGGCACCTCGCCGAACTTCCCGCCGAACTTCCCTGA